In Kitasatospora sp. NA04385, a single genomic region encodes these proteins:
- a CDS encoding NlpC/P60 family protein — protein sequence MGAGQRTESTGLRPWVRAALRCGAVLAAAALTLPFFASAAYAAPDPGTPTVSAGADPLADAKRTLGPLLDQLHELYQQAETATEKYNGTVAALAEQQATVDDLNTRAGQQQEAVDAGTDLAAQLAAAQYRNSQISGYADLLMAENPYEAVVIAELLHSAGRSQKEFLDRLKADRDTLTALRTSAQQALDEATALAADQEKAKNDVAGKLAAVEQLVGSLTGAQREELAELEKQQANEAQLAFLASGALGKGERTPSATGRKAVAWALQQLGKDYVWGGAGPDVFDCSGLTSQAWLHAGLAIPRTSQEQWAQLKHVPLNQIRPGDLIVYYGGATHIGMYIGGGLIVQAPHTGDVVKISQVGAMPILGAVRPDGDGAADEAGGEWKVPDVKVGETKIQPAKPSTLPSPPASASPTSTPGAPATPTLPNPSGSPAVPTWPGLPTAPSESASGSGSGSGSASPNGSGSPNGSGSPSGSGSSSGPASASASGGGTPSGSVAPSGTDPASPSGSRSAG from the coding sequence ATGGGGGCTGGGCAGCGGACCGAATCGACCGGCCTGCGGCCGTGGGTGCGCGCTGCGCTGCGCTGCGGAGCGGTGCTCGCCGCCGCCGCGCTCACCCTGCCGTTCTTCGCCTCGGCCGCGTACGCGGCGCCCGACCCGGGCACCCCGACCGTCTCCGCCGGGGCCGACCCGCTGGCCGACGCCAAGCGCACCCTCGGGCCGCTGCTCGACCAGCTGCACGAGCTGTACCAGCAGGCCGAGACCGCCACCGAGAAGTACAACGGCACCGTCGCCGCGCTCGCCGAGCAGCAGGCCACCGTCGACGACCTCAACACCCGGGCCGGGCAGCAGCAGGAGGCCGTCGACGCCGGCACCGACCTGGCCGCCCAGCTCGCCGCCGCGCAGTACCGCAACAGCCAGATATCCGGGTACGCCGACCTGCTGATGGCCGAGAACCCGTACGAGGCCGTGGTGATCGCCGAGCTGCTGCACTCCGCCGGGCGCTCGCAGAAGGAGTTCCTGGACCGGCTCAAGGCCGACCGGGACACCCTCACCGCGCTGCGGACCTCCGCCCAGCAGGCGCTCGACGAGGCCACCGCGCTGGCCGCCGACCAGGAGAAGGCCAAGAACGACGTGGCCGGCAAGCTGGCCGCGGTGGAGCAGCTGGTCGGCTCGCTCACCGGCGCCCAGCGCGAGGAACTGGCCGAACTGGAGAAGCAGCAGGCCAACGAGGCCCAACTCGCCTTCCTCGCCTCCGGGGCGCTCGGCAAGGGCGAGCGGACGCCCTCGGCGACGGGCCGCAAGGCGGTCGCCTGGGCGCTCCAGCAGCTCGGCAAGGACTACGTCTGGGGCGGCGCCGGACCGGACGTGTTCGACTGCTCCGGCCTCACCTCGCAGGCCTGGCTGCACGCCGGGCTGGCCATCCCGCGCACCAGCCAGGAGCAGTGGGCGCAGCTCAAGCACGTCCCGCTGAACCAGATCCGCCCCGGCGACCTGATCGTCTACTACGGCGGCGCGACGCACATCGGCATGTACATCGGCGGCGGCCTGATCGTCCAGGCCCCGCACACCGGTGACGTGGTGAAGATCTCGCAGGTCGGCGCCATGCCGATCCTGGGCGCGGTGCGCCCGGACGGGGACGGCGCGGCCGACGAGGCGGGCGGCGAGTGGAAGGTGCCCGACGTCAAGGTGGGCGAGACGAAGATCCAGCCGGCCAAGCCCTCGACGCTCCCGAGCCCGCCCGCGTCCGCGTCGCCGACGTCCACGCCCGGCGCGCCCGCCACGCCCACCCTGCCGAACCCGTCGGGCAGCCCGGCCGTCCCGACGTGGCCCGGCCTGCCCACGGCGCCCTCGGAGTCGGCCTCCGGCTCCGGCTCCGGCTCCGGCTCCGCCTCGCCGAACGGCTCGGGTTCGCCGAACGGCTCGGGTTCGCCGAGCGGCTCAGGTTCGAGCTCGGGCCCGGCCTCGGCGAGCGCGAGCGGCGGCGGGACGCCCAGCGGGTCGGTGGCGCCCAGCGGCACCGACCCGGCGTCCCCGTCGGGGAGCCGGTCGGCGGGCTGA
- a CDS encoding MDR family MFS transporter, protein MSSTLPDAQDRMSHRQVLEALSGLLLGLFVAVLSSTVVSNALPRILTDLHGGESAYTWVVTAALLSITAATPLWGKLSDLVSKKLLVQIAMVIYVLSSALAGLSQSIGMLIFCRVLQGIGAGGVIALGQICLAAMVPPRERGRYSGYFGAVFALATIGGPLIGGVIVDTSWLGWRWCFYVGVPFALVAILVLQRTLKLPEVATRKPKIDYLGATLITASVSLLMIWISLAGKNYDWASWQTAVMVLGGLALAGLFVLVEKRAAEPLIPLDLFRHRTVALAALASAFVGVGMYGTTTFLGQYFQLAKEKTPTQAGLLTLPMIFGLAVSSTVAGKLITKYGKWKGFLVAGTVLLAAGLGLMGTARADTAYGLLALYMLLAGIGLGLTSQNLVLAVQNTVPRHELGAASSTVTFFRTMGGAMGVSALGALLGHKVASYTAENFAKAGIPASGAGGDGIPDLKKLPAQVVPLVTDAFGHGVGTVFLIAAPFAVVGFLLVLFIREVPLRTSNEERPAAPAAAEPAELVAD, encoded by the coding sequence ATGTCGTCGACCCTCCCGGACGCGCAGGACCGGATGTCCCACCGTCAAGTACTCGAAGCCCTCTCGGGCCTGCTGCTCGGCCTGTTCGTGGCCGTGCTCTCCTCCACGGTGGTCTCCAACGCCCTGCCGCGGATCCTCACCGACCTGCACGGCGGTGAGTCCGCGTACACCTGGGTGGTCACCGCCGCGCTGCTGTCGATCACCGCCGCGACCCCGCTCTGGGGCAAGCTCTCCGACCTGGTCAGCAAGAAGCTGCTGGTCCAGATCGCCATGGTGATCTACGTCCTCTCCTCGGCGCTGGCCGGCCTGTCGCAGAGCATCGGCATGCTGATCTTCTGCCGGGTGCTCCAGGGCATCGGCGCCGGCGGCGTCATCGCGCTCGGCCAGATCTGTCTGGCCGCGATGGTCCCGCCGCGCGAGCGCGGCCGCTACAGCGGCTACTTCGGCGCCGTCTTCGCGCTCGCCACCATCGGCGGCCCGCTGATCGGCGGCGTCATCGTGGACACCTCCTGGCTCGGCTGGCGCTGGTGCTTCTACGTCGGCGTCCCGTTCGCGCTGGTCGCCATCCTGGTGCTGCAGCGCACCCTCAAGCTCCCCGAGGTCGCCACCCGCAAGCCGAAGATCGACTACCTGGGCGCGACGCTGATCACCGCCTCGGTCAGCCTGCTGATGATCTGGATCTCGCTGGCCGGCAAGAACTACGACTGGGCCTCCTGGCAGACCGCCGTCATGGTGCTCGGCGGCCTGGCGCTGGCCGGCCTGTTCGTGCTGGTCGAGAAGCGCGCCGCCGAGCCGCTGATCCCGCTCGACCTGTTCCGCCACCGCACCGTCGCGCTCGCCGCGCTGGCCAGCGCCTTCGTCGGCGTCGGCATGTACGGCACCACCACCTTCCTCGGCCAGTACTTCCAGCTCGCCAAGGAGAAGACCCCCACCCAGGCCGGTCTGCTCACCCTGCCGATGATCTTCGGCCTGGCGGTCTCCTCCACGGTGGCCGGCAAGCTGATCACCAAGTACGGCAAGTGGAAGGGCTTCCTGGTCGCCGGCACCGTGCTGCTCGCCGCCGGTCTCGGCCTGATGGGCACCGCCCGGGCCGACACCGCGTACGGGCTGCTCGCCCTCTACATGCTGCTGGCCGGCATCGGCCTCGGCCTGACCAGCCAGAACCTGGTGCTCGCGGTGCAGAACACGGTGCCGCGCCACGAGCTCGGCGCCGCCAGCTCCACCGTCACCTTCTTCCGCACCATGGGCGGCGCGATGGGCGTCTCCGCGCTCGGCGCGCTGCTCGGGCACAAGGTCGCCAGCTACACGGCGGAGAACTTCGCCAAGGCCGGCATCCCCGCCTCCGGCGCGGGCGGCGACGGCATCCCGGACCTCAAGAAGCTGCCCGCGCAGGTCGTCCCGCTGGTCACCGACGCCTTCGGGCACGGCGTGGGCACCGTCTTCCTGATCGCCGCGCCGTTCGCGGTGGTGGGCTTCCTGCTGGTGCTGTTCATCCGCGAGGTGCCGCTGCGCACCTCCAACGAGGAGCGCCCCGCCGCCCCCGCCGCGGCCGAGCCCGCGGAGCTGGTCGCCGACTGA
- a CDS encoding FAD/NAD(P)-binding domain-containing protein, which translates to MPVLVVIGAGPRGTGLLERIAANASELLGPGVELDVHLVDPHPPGGGRIWRHAQSPLLRMNSMAEDVTMFTDERTTMDGPVRPGPSIAEWAADPAAHPPYLPPADREVAAELRALAPTGFPTRRAQGGYLDWVLRRAVAELPDNVRLFVHRDTARRITGGPDGPQRVHLSDTVLLADRVVLALGHLDSAPGPDTAAARAFAARHDRTYLPPSFTADTDLSGLAPGEHVLVRGLGLAFVDLVALLTEGRGGRFTPRPGGGLRYHPSGREPVLYAGSRRGVPYHSKTGYRLQGPPPPLPRYFGPDLELPDRNLDFRRDLWPAMAKEIGFGYYHELFHGHPERTTLPWAEFLARYDRHPWYSPERAALVDAAVPDPEDRLDLERLDRPLADLRVGSPAELQQHLRSHLRADLARRSDLRYSADLGAFYALLSLYGHLVHLLPAHPLTARSTAAHLDGWWTGFFSFYASGPPGFRLEQLLALSDAGLLHFLGPELEVVLDEEHRTFRASSPALPGHQVHGTALVDAFLPRHALDRTNDPLLRQLLREGRIDEERLTDPDGHAYRSGLLRTDPEARLVDPSLGGRPHPRRTALGAPTTTRAPAAFARPRTDAPSFRQNDAVARRLLTELQKED; encoded by the coding sequence GTGCCCGTACTGGTCGTGATCGGGGCCGGGCCGCGCGGCACCGGCCTGCTGGAGCGGATCGCCGCCAACGCGTCCGAACTGCTGGGCCCGGGCGTCGAGCTGGACGTCCACCTGGTCGACCCGCACCCGCCCGGCGGGGGCCGGATCTGGCGGCACGCGCAGTCCCCGCTGCTGCGGATGAACTCGATGGCCGAGGACGTCACCATGTTCACCGACGAGCGCACCACCATGGACGGCCCGGTCCGCCCCGGCCCCTCGATCGCCGAGTGGGCCGCCGACCCGGCCGCCCACCCCCCGTACCTGCCGCCCGCGGACCGGGAGGTGGCCGCCGAGCTGCGCGCCCTGGCGCCCACCGGCTTCCCGACCCGGCGCGCCCAGGGCGGCTACCTGGACTGGGTGCTGCGCCGGGCCGTCGCCGAACTCCCGGACAACGTACGGCTGTTCGTCCACCGGGACACCGCCCGCCGGATCACCGGCGGCCCGGACGGGCCGCAGCGCGTCCACCTCTCCGACACCGTGCTGCTCGCCGACCGGGTGGTGCTCGCGCTCGGCCACCTGGACTCCGCGCCCGGCCCCGACACCGCCGCCGCCCGGGCCTTCGCCGCCCGCCACGACCGCACCTACCTGCCGCCCTCGTTCACCGCCGACACCGACCTGTCCGGCCTCGCCCCCGGCGAGCACGTGCTGGTCCGCGGCCTCGGCCTGGCCTTCGTCGACCTGGTCGCGCTGCTCACCGAGGGCCGCGGCGGCCGCTTCACCCCGCGCCCCGGCGGCGGCCTGCGCTACCACCCCTCCGGCCGCGAACCGGTGCTGTACGCGGGCTCCCGGCGCGGCGTCCCCTACCACTCCAAGACCGGCTACCGGCTCCAGGGCCCGCCCCCGCCGCTGCCCCGCTACTTCGGCCCCGACCTCGAACTCCCGGACCGGAACCTCGACTTCCGGCGCGACCTGTGGCCCGCGATGGCCAAGGAGATCGGCTTCGGCTACTACCACGAGCTGTTCCACGGCCACCCCGAGCGCACCACCCTGCCCTGGGCGGAGTTCCTCGCCCGCTACGACCGCCACCCCTGGTACAGCCCCGAGCGCGCCGCCCTGGTCGACGCCGCCGTCCCCGACCCCGAGGACCGCCTCGACCTGGAACGCCTGGACCGCCCGCTGGCCGACCTGCGGGTCGGCAGCCCCGCCGAGCTCCAGCAGCACCTGCGCTCCCACCTGCGCGCCGACCTGGCCCGCCGCTCCGACCTGCGCTACAGCGCCGACCTCGGCGCCTTCTACGCCCTGCTCTCGCTCTACGGCCACCTCGTCCACCTGCTGCCCGCCCACCCGCTCACCGCCCGCTCCACCGCCGCCCACCTCGACGGCTGGTGGACCGGCTTCTTCTCCTTCTACGCCTCCGGCCCGCCCGGCTTCCGGCTGGAGCAGCTGCTCGCCCTCTCCGACGCCGGGCTGCTGCACTTCCTCGGCCCCGAACTGGAGGTCGTCCTCGACGAGGAGCACCGCACCTTCCGCGCCTCCTCCCCCGCCCTGCCCGGCCACCAGGTCCACGGCACCGCCCTGGTCGACGCCTTCCTCCCCCGGCACGCCCTGGACCGCACCAACGACCCGCTGCTGCGCCAACTGCTGCGCGAGGGAAGGATCGACGAGGAGCGACTGACCGACCCCGACGGCCACGCCTACCGCTCCGGGCTGCTGCGCACCGACCCCGAGGCCCGGCTGGTCGACCCCTCGCTGGGCGGCCGCCCGCACCCCCGCCGCACCGCCCTCGGCGCGCCCACCACCACCCGCGCCCCGGCCGCCTTCGCCCGCCCGCGCACCGACGCCCCGTCCTTCCGGCAGAACGACGCCGTCGCCCGCCGCCTGCTCACCGAGCTCCAGAAGGAGGACTGA
- a CDS encoding FdhF/YdeP family oxidoreductase codes for MAKQPPPSDPAQDAPHVAPPARAAAGLPAIGHTLRMASEQMSPGRTLATLRRINQPGGFDCPGCAWPEPDKPHLAEFCENGAKAVAEEATERRITPAFFAEHPVADLAERSGYWLGQQGRLTAPMLLDEGATHYAPIGWDEAVALIAGELTALDSPDEAAFYTSGRTSNEAAFAYQLLARKLGTNNLPDCSNMCHESSGSALTETLGVGKGSVSLKDLYQADLIIVAGQNPGTNHPRMLSALERAKRAGARIVSVNPLPEAGLERFKNPQTPRGLVGGGTKLTDLFLQIRLGGDLALFRALNHLLLTTPGAVDEDFVAEHCAGYPEFAAQAAELDREATLRATGLPWAQVAELHRMVLSSKKIIVCWAMGLTQHKHSVPTIREVVNFLLLRGNVGRPGAGVCPVRGHSNVQGDRTMGIFERPSAAFLDALGREFGFEPPRAHGHDTVDTIRAMRDGRVKVFFAMGGNFVSASPDTGATEAAMRRCRLTVHVSTKLNRSHVVTGARALILPTLGRTDRDLTAAGQQFVSVEDSMGMVHSSRGGLRPPAPGLLSEVAIVTRLARAVLGPQDPTPWEEFALDYDRIRERIARVVPGFDDYNARVRRPGGFALPHAPRDSRTFPTATGKANFTVNPLTAPDVPAGRLLLQTLRSHDQYNTTVYGLDDRYRGITGGRRVVLVNPADAAELGLAEGQFVDLVSEWTDGSERRAPHFRVVHYPVARGGAAAYYPETNVLVPLDSTADISNTPTSKSVLVRFEAEARGA; via the coding sequence ATGGCCAAGCAGCCCCCGCCCAGCGACCCCGCCCAGGACGCGCCGCACGTCGCACCCCCGGCCCGCGCCGCCGCCGGCCTGCCCGCGATCGGGCACACCCTGCGGATGGCGTCCGAGCAGATGTCGCCGGGCCGGACGCTGGCCACCCTGCGCAGGATCAACCAGCCCGGCGGCTTCGACTGCCCCGGCTGCGCCTGGCCCGAGCCGGACAAGCCGCACCTGGCCGAGTTCTGCGAGAACGGCGCCAAGGCCGTCGCCGAGGAGGCCACCGAGCGCCGGATCACCCCGGCCTTCTTCGCCGAGCACCCGGTGGCCGACCTCGCCGAGCGCTCCGGCTACTGGCTCGGCCAGCAGGGCCGGCTCACCGCGCCGATGCTGCTGGACGAGGGCGCCACCCACTACGCGCCGATCGGCTGGGACGAGGCCGTCGCGCTGATCGCCGGGGAGCTGACCGCGCTCGACTCCCCGGACGAGGCCGCCTTCTACACCTCCGGCCGCACCTCCAACGAGGCTGCCTTCGCGTACCAGCTCCTCGCCCGCAAGCTCGGCACCAACAACCTGCCGGACTGCTCCAACATGTGCCACGAGTCCTCGGGTTCGGCGCTCACCGAGACGCTCGGCGTCGGCAAGGGCAGCGTCTCGCTCAAGGACCTGTACCAGGCCGACCTGATCATCGTCGCGGGCCAGAACCCCGGCACCAACCACCCCCGGATGCTCTCCGCCCTGGAGCGCGCCAAGCGGGCCGGGGCGCGGATCGTCAGCGTCAACCCGCTGCCCGAGGCCGGGCTGGAGCGGTTCAAGAACCCGCAGACCCCGCGCGGCCTGGTCGGCGGCGGCACCAAGCTCACCGACCTGTTCCTGCAGATCCGGCTCGGCGGCGACCTCGCCCTGTTCCGCGCCCTCAACCACCTGCTGCTCACCACCCCGGGCGCCGTCGACGAGGACTTCGTCGCCGAACACTGCGCGGGCTACCCGGAGTTCGCCGCCCAGGCCGCCGAGCTGGACCGGGAGGCCACCCTGCGCGCCACCGGCCTGCCCTGGGCGCAGGTGGCGGAACTGCACCGGATGGTGCTCTCCTCGAAGAAGATCATCGTCTGCTGGGCGATGGGCCTCACCCAGCACAAGCACTCCGTCCCCACCATCCGCGAGGTGGTCAACTTCCTGCTGCTGCGCGGCAACGTGGGCCGCCCCGGCGCCGGCGTCTGCCCCGTCCGCGGGCACAGCAACGTGCAGGGCGACCGCACCATGGGCATCTTCGAGCGCCCCTCCGCGGCCTTCCTGGACGCGCTGGGCCGGGAGTTCGGCTTCGAGCCGCCGCGCGCGCACGGCCACGACACCGTCGACACCATCCGGGCGATGCGCGACGGCCGGGTGAAGGTGTTCTTCGCGATGGGCGGCAACTTCGTCTCCGCGAGCCCCGACACCGGCGCCACCGAGGCCGCGATGCGCCGCTGCCGGCTCACCGTGCACGTCTCCACCAAGCTCAACCGCTCGCACGTGGTCACCGGCGCCCGCGCCCTGATCCTGCCCACCCTGGGCCGCACCGACCGCGACCTGACCGCCGCCGGGCAGCAGTTCGTCAGCGTCGAGGACTCCATGGGCATGGTGCACTCCTCCCGCGGCGGCCTGCGCCCGCCCGCGCCGGGCCTGCTCTCCGAGGTCGCCATCGTCACCCGGCTGGCCCGCGCCGTCCTCGGCCCCCAGGACCCCACCCCCTGGGAGGAGTTCGCCCTCGACTACGACCGGATCCGCGAACGCATCGCCCGGGTCGTCCCCGGCTTCGACGACTACAACGCCAGGGTCCGGCGCCCCGGCGGCTTCGCCCTCCCGCACGCCCCGCGCGACAGCCGCACCTTCCCCACCGCCACCGGGAAGGCCAACTTCACCGTCAACCCGCTGACCGCCCCCGACGTCCCGGCCGGCCGGCTGCTGCTCCAGACGCTGCGCTCGCACGACCAGTACAACACCACCGTCTACGGCCTGGACGACCGCTACCGCGGCATCACCGGCGGCCGCCGCGTCGTCCTGGTCAACCCTGCCGACGCCGCCGAACTCGGCCTGGCCGAGGGGCAGTTCGTCGACCTGGTGAGCGAGTGGACCGACGGCAGCGAGCGCCGCGCCCCGCACTTCCGGGTGGTCCACTACCCCGTCGCCCGCGGCGGCGCGGCCGCCTACTACCCGGAGACCAACGTCCTGGTGCCGCTCGACTCCACGGCCGACATCAGCAACACCCCGACCTCCAAGTCCGTCCTGGTCCGCTTCGAGGCGGAGGCCCGAGGGGCCTGA
- a CDS encoding inorganic phosphate transporter, whose product MEHITFLVAVVIITALAFDFTNGFHDTANAMATSIATGALKPKVAVAIAAVLNFAGAFLSVKVATTISGGLVNEKAGLQPSIIFAALVGAILWNLLTWLKGLPSSSSHALYGGLIGATVVGTGLHGVNFTTVVAKILIPAVASPIIAGLASWGATKLAYLITRGAPKEGTEKGFRRGQVFSSSLISLAHGTNDAQKTMGIITLTLISAGALDKGDGPPVWVIVSAGLAIALGTYMGGWRIIRSMGSGLADIRPPQGFSSETAAATVILTSSHMGYGLSTTQVCSGGIMGAGLGGPSGKLRWGMVRRMVSTWGLTLPAAAVVSGLAALVADRGNWGVALVGLALVVGSGSMWLISRRQPVHADNVNAAEAAPVTVELPAPAAPTTLAA is encoded by the coding sequence ATGGAACACATCACGTTCCTGGTGGCCGTTGTGATCATCACGGCGCTCGCCTTCGACTTCACCAACGGCTTCCACGACACGGCCAACGCGATGGCCACCTCCATCGCGACCGGCGCGCTCAAGCCCAAGGTCGCCGTCGCCATCGCGGCGGTGCTGAACTTCGCCGGTGCCTTCCTCTCCGTGAAGGTCGCCACCACCATCTCGGGCGGCCTGGTCAACGAGAAGGCCGGACTGCAGCCCTCGATCATCTTCGCCGCCCTGGTCGGCGCGATCCTGTGGAACCTGCTGACCTGGCTCAAGGGCCTGCCCTCGTCCTCCTCGCACGCCCTGTACGGCGGCCTGATCGGCGCCACCGTGGTCGGCACCGGCCTGCACGGCGTGAACTTCACCACCGTGGTCGCCAAGATCCTGATCCCGGCGGTCGCCTCGCCGATCATCGCGGGCCTGGCCTCCTGGGGCGCCACCAAGCTGGCCTACCTGATCACCCGGGGCGCCCCGAAGGAGGGCACCGAGAAGGGCTTCCGCCGGGGCCAGGTCTTCTCGTCCTCGCTGATCTCGCTCGCGCATGGCACCAACGACGCGCAGAAGACGATGGGCATCATCACGCTGACCCTGATCTCGGCCGGCGCGCTGGACAAGGGCGACGGCCCGCCGGTCTGGGTGATCGTCAGCGCCGGTCTGGCCATCGCGCTGGGCACCTACATGGGCGGCTGGCGGATCATCCGCTCGATGGGCTCCGGCCTGGCCGACATCCGGCCCCCGCAGGGCTTCTCCTCGGAGACCGCGGCCGCGACGGTGATCCTGACCTCCTCGCACATGGGCTACGGCCTGTCCACCACCCAGGTCTGCTCCGGCGGCATCATGGGCGCGGGCCTGGGCGGCCCGTCCGGCAAGCTGCGCTGGGGCATGGTCCGCCGGATGGTCTCCACCTGGGGCCTGACCCTGCCGGCCGCCGCCGTGGTCTCCGGCCTGGCCGCGCTGGTCGCCGACCGCGGCAACTGGGGCGTGGCCCTGGTGGGCCTGGCGCTGGTGGTGGGCTCCGGTTCGATGTGGCTGATCTCGCGCCGCCAGCCGGTGCACGCGGACAACGTCAACGCGGCGGAGGCGGCCCCCGTGACCGTCGAGCTGCCCGCCCCCGCCGCGCCGACCACCCTCGCGGCCTGA